One Helianthus annuus cultivar XRQ/B chromosome 12, HanXRQr2.0-SUNRISE, whole genome shotgun sequence genomic region harbors:
- the LOC110919456 gene encoding ctenidin-1-like yields MTVEVGGGSGDGGGGGGSSGDGGRRWRWMVAVDSGGNVGWWRWGVAVIGGGSGNGGGDDRRWVVAMIGGGSGDGVWQRRRWRGQRWVAAVGGGSGGGGWRRRWGPLILSLVRATPLVEAKDGTPFNGGGMV; encoded by the exons ATGACGGTGGAGGTAGGTGGCGGcagtggcgatggtggtggtgggggcgGTAGCAGCGGCGACGGTGGTCGGAGGTGGCGGTGGATGGTGGCGGTTGATAGCGGTGGTAACGTTGGGTGGTGGCGGTGGGGGGTGgcggtgatcggaggtggcaGTGGCAATGGTGGCGGCGATGATCGAAGGTGGGTGGTGGCGATGATCGGAGGTGGCAGTGGCGACGGTGTGTGGCAACGACGGCGGTGGCGGGGACagaggtgggtggcggcggtaGGTGGTGGCAGCggcggtggcgggtggcggcggag GTGGGGCCCCTTGATTTTATCTCTTGTGCGCGCTACTCCTTTGGTGGAAGCCAAGGATGGCACCCCCTTTAACGGAGGCGGGATGGTTTAA